A region of the Desulfobacter postgatei 2ac9 genome:
GCAAAGCGCAACAGCGAGGTGCAAAACCATGATAAAGCTGACCGCCATCCAAATTTGTTTTTGTCGACTCAAAATTTAACTCCTTGTTTTAAAAGATAATTGGTTGTGTGTACGGCCGTTTTGCCGACTGGATCAAGATTGAGAAAGGCTAAGTCCTTTTGGGTATCAATGTCCCGCCACACGGGCAGAGTACAGTGTGACACATGATGATCTTTACATCTGTTCAGGGTCAGATCAAATACCTGGTCGGTTCCCCAGGGGATACCGTGAAATATCCGGGGGGTAAATCCTTTGGCCGTAAACCCGATCAGATAATATCCGCCATCATGACTTGGGCCGATGGCCGCACTGCACTGCTCCAGAGCCTTAAAGGCCGTATCAAGTATCTGAGATGGCAGATCCGGTAAATCAGACCCGATGAGAACGGCCCTTTCATATCCGGCGGTAAAGGTGTCGGCAAGGGCATTTTCCATTTTTTTTCCCAGGGTGGTGCCCTTTTGGGGGAAAAGATCCAAATCCTCTCCCAGCCAATCCCTGATATGATGAATGGCGTTTTCCGGGTAATAGTAGACCCGCAACGCCCAGGGAGTTGATCGAACCATATCCAGAATATCCATCACAAAGCAGCGGTATAACGCCAGGGCTGCTGTGTCTCCCACACCCTTTGCAAGGCGCGTCTTGACCCGGCCTTTTTCCGGGGATCTGATGAAAATGATGACAGCGTTATTTTTTGTCATCTTCACACAGGGTTGTCCTCTATGATATCGATCTGTATCCATGGTGTGTACTCCCATTGTGATTGTGCAAGTATCAAGATTCAAAAAATAATTATTTACGCTGCCAGGCCAAAAACCGTTCAACAATCCCTATCGCGGTTTTCGGCATCCGGGATCTTTTCCAGACACCCGCAGCAAATCGGCCGGACTCTGCCAGGGTCGGGTAAATATGGATGGTGCCAAGGATTTTATTAAGTCCGATATTGTATTTCATGGCCAAAATAAATTCATGGATCAAATCTCCGGCATGGGACCCCACAATGGTCACCCCCAGGATTTTGTCTTTTTGGGGAACGGTCAGCACTTTGACAAATCCCCGGGCTTCGGAGTCGGCAATGGCCCGGTCCAGATCGTCAATCCCGTAGCGGGTCATCTCGTAGGGAATATGGGCGGCAAGACAATCTTTTTCGTTCATTCCTACCCGGGCCACTTCGGGATCGGTAAACGTACACCAGGGGATCACCCTGTAGTCTGCCGTGAATTTTTTAAAAGACCCGAACAATGCGTTTACAGAGGCATACCAGGCCTGATGAGCGGCCACATGGGTGAATTGATAAGGGCCGGCAACATCACCGGCCGCATAAATATTGGGCATGGTGGTCTGCAGCCATTTATTGGTTTTAATGGTACCATTGGGGTTGAGCGCCACCCCCAGTTTTTCCAGCCCAAACCCTTGGGAATTGGCCACACGGCCCAAGGCAATCAAAAGGGCGTCAAACCGAACGGGCACTTCTTGTCCATCCGAATTTCGGGTACAGATCAGTTTTTTTTCGTCATTGTCCACCCGGATCTCCTTTGTCGTGTGCCCGGTGAGGACCCGAATGCCCTCCTGGATGAAGGTCTCTTGGATGAAATCGGACACATCGTCATCTTCCCGGCCCATGATCCGGACAGCTCTGCCTACCAGGGTAACCTGGGCACCTAAACGGGCAAAGGCCTGGCTGATTTCGCACCCGATGGGACCGCCCCCCAGCACCACCAGCCGTTGGGGTAAATCTCTCAAAGACCAGACCGTATCAGAGGTGAGATACTGCACCTGGTCAAGGCCGGGGATGGCCGGAACCATCGGCCGGGCGCCCGTTGCCACGACAATGCTGCGGGTGGTGATGACTTTACCGTTCACCTCAATTTTATATGGGGAGATAATATGGGCCTCGCCCCGGATGCAATCGACCCCGAGTTGGGTATACCGCTCCACAGAATCATGGGGTTCTATTTTTTTGATGATCTGTTCCACCCGCTCCATGACCGTTTTAAAATGGAAGTCAATATGGGTATGTTCAAAACCAAACTCCTTGGCCCTTTTGGCATACGAGAGCATTTTTGCGCTGCGCAGCAAGGCTTTGCTGGGCACACACCCGGTGTTCAGGCAATCTCCCCCCATTTTGTCCTTTTCCACCAATGCCACACCCGCCTTCACAGCCGCTGCAATATAAGAGGTCACAAGACCTGCGGAACCGGCACCGATAACCACCAGGTTGTAGTCAAATTTTGAAGGCTTGGAAAATTTTGCCATGACCCGCCGGTTTTTCAAAAAGCCTGTGAACGCCCTTGCCATCCAGGGGAAAAGTCCCAAAATGGCAAAGGAAGCGAGCAATGGAAAGGAGAGAATCCCGGATGCGCTTTCCACCTGGGATAACCGGGTGCCGGCATTGATGTAAGCAAGGGTCCCTGGAAGCATGCCCAGCTGACTTACGATGTAGAATATGCCCGTTTTAATGGGGGTCAGTCCCATGAGAAGGTTGATGACAAAAAAGGGAAACACCGGCACCAGGCGCAGGGTGAAAAGATAAAAGGGACCGTCGGTTTCAATTCCCTCATTTATTTTTTTGAGCCGGTCGGAAAATCGATCCTGGATGTACGCCCTTAACAGAAATCGGGACGCAAGAAAGGCCAGGGTCGCACCGATGGTGCTGGCAAAGGAGACAATGATTGTGCCGGTCCAAAGCCCAAACACGGCACCGCCTGCCAGGGTCATCACCACGGCTCCCGGAAGTGAGAGGGCCGTTATAACGATATAGACCGCCGCATAGATGAAGATGGTTAGAGTTGTGTTTTCGACATAAACATGTTCCATGGCGGCCTGTTGGGATTTAAGAGCCTCGAAGGTCAGGTGCCGGTGAAGATCCAATGAAAAAAACAGGATAACGCCCAGGATAAATGTTCCAAGAATGAGTACCTTAAAGAATTTTTGATTCATTTTCAGTAGTGTCCGGTTAGGTTTCTGAATGTAGCCATTTTTAGTCAAACATAACACCAAGGTCACTGGGTCTGACTCCTTTGGGGCCGGTTTTCTTTTTTTCAGTACCCGATCCGTTTGGCTTCAAGGCTCGTGATAAAGCTCTTTTCACCAAGGGGACGGGCAGTTATCCCATGCTTTTGTAGTGGAGTTATCTTATTTAAGAATGAAAAAACCAGCCCTGGGTACTTTAATATGGACAGCTAATCCATTCTTGGCGTGAATCGGCATCTGTCTGCCGATCTGGCCTGCATCAGTCGAGTAAAGACATGTCAGTGCCGTATTTCCCTCATGAATAGCGCTGTCGATGGTTATCCACACGGAAATATCTTTATTGGGATCTGTATTTATTCCGCACACGAACTCCTGTTCGGAAAAAATTCTTGACCAGGCGACAACCCATTTGAGCTCGTTGTTAATGGGTTGCGGGTAAAAGAAATCAACGCCGGTATGGGAAACCTGACGCAGGAACTGCCTTCCCCGACGTAAAGCGATGTTTTCCTTTTTGCCGCGTATTGCACAGACACGTTGGATAAAGGCAAATATTTCGTGGGTTTCATTGAAAAAGTGTTTGCCGGTGCTTTGCAGTGAACCAAAGTTACCGCCAAACATACATTCCCGCAAAAAGACGTCACTGAAGTTTTTATCGTCCTTTCTTTGATCCGCACCGTTGAATCCCTGTTCGGTGCCATAATAGAGACAAGGGATACCGATGCTGGTAAGGTTGAGTCCGAGAGCCGGCCGGAGCAATTGATAACTTTCCATCGAATCACCGCAAAACCGGTATTTATGATCTACGCCAACCTGATCGTGATCGTCGAACATGGTTACCACGTGTTTGGCATACCACTGGTGGGTGTTCTTGTCGTCCTGAAGACTGTTCCTGAACAAATCGAAATATCCTTCCTGATCAAGGGTTTCCGGGTTGCCTGGGCTTCGTTTTCCTTTTGCCAGGTTTTCGAGTTTGTCAGGAATATCATTGATCCCCAGTGCGGCGTCGAGGCCTGTATAATTGATAATATTGAAGGCGTTGGATCGTCCGCCAGTCACCTCACCAATCAAGTAAAAATTCTCCTTGCCCAGTGATTGGGCATATTCGTGAATTACATTGGCGAATATACGAACCGCGCCGGGTTCCATGTGTTTTACTGTGTCGATCCGGTAGCCGTCAATATCGGCATAGCCGATCCAGAATTTATAGATATCACACAGGTAGTTGAAGCCCGGAGCGCCTTGAAAGGAATCAATTCGTTTTTTCAGATCCCAGGCCATTGCCGGGTCCTTGATTGCGGAACCATGTTCGATCTCCTTCAATTCACAAAAATCGCCTTCAATATATTCCGGAAAAGCATCCCAGGATCTAATTTCTCCTTTACGGGTCCAAATCTTTTGATCCTGGAATTCTATGGGCCAGACCGCTGAGGTCGGCCATTCAGATTCATGGGATGATGCCATATCAAGATAACCGCCGCCATCTTTGCGATAGCCTTCCACAGGCCATACCTGCCCCTGGTAATAATAATAGCGGTCTCCTCCTTTGTAGGCAAAAATATCCCCGGCATGGTTGAGGATGATATCGAGTATGATCCTGATGCCCTTATCATGGGCTGCCTCAACTAACTCCTTAAGATCCTCTCTGCTGCCATAGCGGGGATCTATATTGAGGAAATTAAATGTTCCGTAGCCATGATAGCTTCCGCTTTGGGGAAGCTGTTCAAATATGGGGTTGAGCCATAAGGCGGTTATCCCCATGCGTTTCAAATAGCCGAGTTTATCCTCAATTCCCTTGATATGTCCGCCGCACCAGGTTTTTCCGGCATTGAACCAAGTTTCCCGATCAGCTTTCCAGGCATCGTTCTGGAGATTGAACAGAGGGGTTGTTCTTAAAGCGGACTTTTGAACCGGATTTCCATCTATATCGTTAAACCCCCCAAATTCTTTGCCATTGGAAAATCGATCGACAAAGAGAAAATAGAGTACCTCGTCTTCCCATGCAATTGGAGACGGATAGTAAGTTCTACCTTGTTTCAATGTATTCCAATTGATTTCTCCCAGACTTTTTTCAATATGCGTATTAATCATACTCGCCTCCTTTGATAGGTGATTACAATGACAATCCTATTATTAAAATTTTTCGGATACTTTCGCCCTGGTCTTGCAGGTTTAATAGTTGTACACAGTTCTGCCTTAGGTGAATGACATTGACTGATAGAGAGGACAAATATGATTTAGCCAAATTCAGTTATGTTGTTTGGGGACTTTTTTATAGATTATTGATGTTTTTGTCCTCAAAAAAAGAATTATAACCTTGATCTGGAATGTTTGGGGTCAGATGTTTGGGGGTCAGACCCTGATTATCGCTCTTGAAAAGCATTTAAAGTCAATAATTAAGGTCTGACCTCATCATGTCGATAAATAAGTGAGCTGTCCCCCCCCCCCCCCCCCGATTCATAAGCCAATTTAAAAAATTAAAAAGGCCACTCTGGATTCCCGGTCGAGTGTGAAACAAATGGTCGGCATTTTTTTACTCGTATCCACCGCTTTCATTTGTAATTTTTGGATGTTGTCCTTGTCTCGGGTATACATGAAGTTTTAACCCGCTTGAGCATTTAATGCAAAAATATCCATCAGAGTTCAATTCGTCTTTTGAAACCACCTCTTCGCAGTCCCACCCATAAGTATTAACAGCATGCCAAGCTAAATCAGCTTTCGTTAAATTTACGCTTGTCGTCGCTTTTCGGATGTCAATGTCATATGATGATTCAATTGCTTTTGTTGGTTCTTTTATTTTCTCTACATGATCTTCACAAGATGTTAATAACAAAATCATTGTGAGTATAAATAAGATTCTAATTGACATGATGATCATATTCTCCTCCACTTTGAATACCAACGGACTGCTCTCTTGCAGGTGTGTAGCGGCAGCGGAGCACCTGTTCGCGTAAAGCATGATGTTGGGTAATCAGTTATTTTACTTGGCTCACAACGCCATTTTTAATCGTAATAAGCCCATCCATTGATTCTGATTTTGTGGAGCCTATGCAGATTACCCGTATATTTACAGTCCCGTCATCTGATGCGTATGCATAGCTTCCAGAGCAGGGTTTAGGTAAATCCCTAAGAAATTTTTCGGCCCGCGCTACATCTGAAGAATTTGCTTTATGAGCATCCAGAAATTTGGTCGAAGCAAATACACTCGTAGCTGTAAACAATACCAAACAAAAAATCAAAATTTTGAAACGCATTTCTCACCTCTCTTAATTTTAAAAGCCCAATAGTTAATTAGGCATAATGGGGGCCAATATGGTAATGTGCGGATTCTGTTTATTCCTTTTATAATTTACAATTCAGTCTTCATTTTTCCAAAGTAAAATGGGCTCCCGGTTTTAAAATTAGAACGATTTAAGCGATTACACCCGGTCATTACAAAAACAGAATCAAGATAAAATAGAGATTACCCCCCCCCAATTGATTTCGTATCACTAACCAGGATAAATGTCTATCAGGGAAACCCCTATTTTTTGATGTTTTTAGGATAAATGGGGTGAGAGCAAAATTAAATAGGTGGGGACTTCGCGATTATTAATGGAGATTTCCGAAGTGTAGAAGACTAATGACCTTGCAAGCGTTTTACACAAATTTTACACAGCTGTCTTGCAATCTTTTTCCGGGTCAACTATATGGGCTCCATGAGTTTAAAACGTGTAGATATTGCCGTGGTCGGCATGTCCGGTATTTTCCCCGGTGCCCGTGATATTCGGCAGTTCATTGCCAATGTCATGGCAAAAAAATCAAGTGTAATCCAGGTTCCCCCAGACCGGTGGGGTGTGTCCGCTGACATCATGGTGGACAACCGCGCCGGCACGCCGTTGCCGGATAAGGCCCGCAGCAGGTTTGCAGGGCTGATTTCCCAATCGGTGTTTAATCCTTCCGATTTTGATTTTTGCGGGGCGGATATGGGCGGGCATGGTCTGGATAATGATTTTTTCCATGCCCTGGACCCGGTTCACCATTTAGCCCTTGCCGCCGGCATTGATCTTATGGCCAATGCCCGGCTTTCCAAAGCAAACCGGGCGCGCACAGGGATTGTGCTGGCTGCCATTGCCCTGCCCACACCGGGCGCATCGCGGCTGACCCGAGATCTTTTTTTGGCGCCAAATCCTGCAATGCCCTCCCGGGAACAAGCCTGGGGCGCCGGCATGCTGTCGGCGCCTGCGTCAATTCTGGCAAGGCTGTTGGGCTTGGCCGGCGGCAGTTTTACCCTGGATGCCGCCTGTGCATCTTCTTTGTTTTCCATAAAGCTTGCCTGCGAACAACTGCTCTCCGGAAGGGTGGACGCCATGGTGGCCGGCGGGGTATCCCGGCCCCAGTCCCTCTACACCCAGGTGGGATTTACCCAGCTCCAGGCCCTGTCGCCCACGGGCCGGTGCGCTCCCTTTGACCGGGATGCCGATGGTCTGGTGGTGGGGGAGGGTGCAGGCCTGGTCCTGCTTAAACGCCTGAACGATGCCCTGGCCTGCCAGGACACCATCCACGCCGTGATTAAAGGATGGGGGGTGAGCAACGATATTGAAGGCAACCTGGTGGCTCCGGCCAGTGAAGGTCAGGTCCGGGCCATGACCGGTGCCTTTGACATGGCCGGTTGGTCTTTTGATGATATCCAGTACATGGAGTGCCACGGTTCCGGAACCCCCAAGGGGGATCAGGTGGAAGTCCACAGTATCATGCAGATGCGTCAAAAATATCAGTGCATGGATACCGCCTTATCCATTGGTTCGGTAAAGTCCAATATCGGCCATCTGCTGACCGGTGCCGGCGCTGCCGGATTCATTAAAACGATTATGGCCATGAACCAGCTGCTGCTGCCGCCATCCAACAATTTCAATGCGCTGCCTGATGACTCCCCTTTTAAGAATAGCGGTGTCAGGGTCCAGGATCACCCTTCTGCCTGGATACCTGCCCGCGACGGCCGGCCTTTGCGGGCCGCAGTATCCGCCTTTGGGTTTGGCGGCATCAATGCCCAGATTCTTGTGGAATCTTTTAAGGCTCAATCACGTCCTCATGCGGTGGGTGTTACACCTGCCTCGGCCCCAAAAAGCGTTCCCTGTGCCATTGTGGGTATGGGGCTGATATCAGGTGGTGCGGAGTGCCTTGGGGATTTTTCCAAGCTTATTTTGGGCGAAAAATCCACTGTAGGCCGATCTGGAGAAAGCCGATGGCGCAGGTTTGATCATCTGCCCCCTGAAGTCCGCAGGGGGTTAACGTTGTTCATGGATGATCTGAGCATTGATCTCAAAGATTTTAATATCCCCCCCAACCAGATGAGCCAGATTTTGCCCCAGCATCTGATGATGCTCAAAGCAGCCCTGGCAGCCCTGGCAGATGCCGGTATCTCTGCCAAACCGGATGCGTCACAACCACCCCGGGTAAACATGGGCTGTGCCGTGGGCATTGAATTTGATTTCGGGGCTACGGACTACCATTTAAGGTGGCAAATTCAGGGGCAAAAAAAAGGTGTATCCAGTGACCTGCTGGACACCGTCGGGCCGTCACTCAATTTTGGTTCAACACTGGGTGCCCTTGGGGGCATTGTGGCCTCCCGCCTGGCCCGGGCATTTAAACTGGGCGGCCCCTGCTTTACCCTCTCTGCGGATGCAGCTTCGGGAGTAACGGCCATTGATATTGCCGTTAAATCCCTGTCCACAGGCGAGACTGACACCTTTTTATGTGCAGCCGTGGATCTTGCCGCTGACATCAGAAGCTTTACCCGGGATCTGGTTTTGAGCGGCACGGACCCCATGGCCCTGCCTTCGGAAGGGGCTGTGGCCATGGTACTCAAACCCCTGGATGCGGCGCAAAGGGATAATGATCGGATTTATGCCGTGATCAATGGTGTGGCAGGTGCCGGCGGCGCTGCACTTGCCGGGGAAACCGGTGAGCAGGCCCATGTCTCACGGTCAACGGCTGTCCAAAATTCTTTACAAAAGGCTCTGGATCATGCCGGTATGGATTTAAAGGATATCGGGCTTGGTGCAGTGACGCACAGTGCGTCTCACTTTCTGGGGGCAGGGGAGGTCTGCCCACTTGACAATGCTTTGCCGATTTTCTGTCCGTCTGCTTTGTCCGGGCATACCGGGGCTGCCGCAGGCCTTTTTACCGTTACGGCTGCAGCATTGTGTCTTTACACCCGAAAATTTCCCGCGCCTTTGCACAAGTTACCCGGCGTTCCCAAGACAGCTGTGGCAGGATGCCTGACCCGGGATGGTATTGCAGGGCATGTTATCTTGTCAGGCTGCCATCATTCAGGGCCAGGTGCCGACACCTGTCAGGCTGCGCAGACCCGGGAGAAAAACGGGCATACATCCACCTGCATAAGGATTCCTGTGACCCGTCCGCCTTTTCCCAGGGCCTTGATTGCCAACGAGGCTTTTGAACCCGCCCGGCAGGAAACTTCTTTTGATCTCTGCACTGAGCCGCCCAATATGCCACTGCCATTTCCCTGTGACACACTCCCGGGACTGCTGGCCCATACCCAGGAGATTACGGCCAGAGCCCATGAGCGCTTCCTGGAATTATCCGCCCAAAACACCCAGGCCATGGCTGAACAGCTTGCCGCTATTGCCGGTGCAATGCCAAATGGCCGGAATCCGTCAATGGATCTGGAACCGGTCTTTGCGCCCCAGGATATTTCCAAGATTCCCGACCTGTTTATGGACCGGGACCAATGCCTTGAATTTGCCGTGGGAAAAGCCGGAAACGTGCTGGGTCCCGATTTCGATATCATTGACACCTACCCGGTCCGGGTGAGGTTGCCGGATGAACCGTTGATGCTGGTGGACCGGATTATATCCGTGCATGGCGAAAAACTCTCCTTAACGTCCGGAAAAGTGGTCACCCAGCATGATGTGCATGAAAATGCCTGGTACCTGGACGGTGGCAAAGCCCCGGTCTCCATCTCCATTGAAGCGGGCCAGGCCGATCTTTTCCTTTGCTCCTGGCTGGGCATAGACCATGTGGTCAAAGGAAAACGCAAATACAGGCTGCTTGATGCCAAGGTGACCTTTCACCGCAGCCTGCCCGTGCCTGGTGAAACCATTGAATACCACATTGAGATAGACCGCTTCTTAAGGCAGGGGGAGATCTATCTTTTCTTTTTTCACTACCAGGGATATATTAATCAGCTGCCTTTTATCTCCATGCGGGATGGATGCGCAGGCTTTTTTACCGAACAGGAGGTGGAAAATTCCGGGGGCATTATCCTGAAAAAAGAAGATAAGGAAATGAATCTGCCGGGACCGCCGCCTGCATGGTTTGCCCCGGTGAAAAGGTTAAGCCTGAATGATTCGCAGGTGGATGCACTTCGCACAGGGGATCTTGAAGCAGCGTTCGGCACGGATTTTAAAGGAAAGCGCACCGGAAGAGACCAATGGCTGCCCGGCGGGCCCATGCGCCTGATCCACCGGGTGCTTGATTTGGACCCCGGAGGCGGTCGGTTCGGTATGGGCCGGATTATTGCCCAGGCGGATATCCATCCCGATGACTGGTTTCTGACCTGCCATTTCATTGATGACATGGTGATGCCGGGCACCCTGATGTATGAGTGTTGTGCGCATACCCTGCGGGTCTTTGTCCAGCGAATGGGCTGGGTGCTGCCCCATGACCACGTCTGTTATAATGTGCTGGAGAAAAACGAGAGTGATTTGAAGTGCCGGGGGCCTGTGATCCGTGCCACGAAAAAAGCCCTTTACGATATTGAAATAAAAACAATCGGGTATGAACCCCAGCCTTTTGTGACGGCGGATGCTCATATGTTTTCAGATGATCTTGAGATTGTATTTTACAAGGATATGGGAATGAAACTTGAAGGGGCGACTCGCCTGGATCTTGGGGCGTACTGGAGGAAAGCATGAAGTACGACAAGGTGTTTATTGAATCCTTTGGATATGAGCTGGCACCCCACATCGTGACCAGTCGGGAAATTGATGAAAAACTCGCCCCTTTTTTTGAGGCTGTGGGATTTGTGCCGGGCCAGCTGGAGGCTTTAACCGGCATCCGGGAGCGCCGGTACTGGGATGAGGACCATACCCTGGCCGAACATGCGGCTGTGGCAGGGAAGCGGGCCCTGGATGAAGCAGGTATCAGTCCCAAAGAACTGGGGGCCCTGTGTTTCTGCGGGGTGTGCCAGGACGGGTTTGAACCGGCTACATCCTGTGCGGTGGCAGACAAGATCGGGGTGGGGCCGCGGACCCATGTATATGATGTAAAATCTGCCTGCCTTGGCATGATTACGGGCATGGTTCATGTGGCCAATGAGATTCAGCTCGGGCATATTAAAGCAGGACTGGTGGTCTCCTGCGAGTCGGCCCGGCAGATTGTGGACGCCACCATTGAAGAGATTAACACCCATAAAAGCATTGATTTTTACAGAGAAGCTGTGGCTACCATGACCGGCGGCTCCGGGGCTGCGGCAATTCTGCTCACCGACGGAACCCTGGGCAAATCCTCGACCCAGCGCCATGCGGTCAAAGGCGGGGTGGTGAACAATGCCATCCGTCACTGGGCGCTTTGTTCCTGGGGATTTGAAGATAAGGGGATGCCTACGGATTCAAGGGTGATCATGCGTACCAATGCCCAGAAAGTGCTTGACCACGGCGTGGAACTGGTCGTGGAAACTTATGAATTGTTCCGCAAAGAGTTCAATTTGCCTGCGGATAAACCGGATAAAATAGTTGGTCACCAGGTGGGGGAGGGCCATCACAATAGATTTTATACGGCCATGAATATTGACCGGAAAAAGGATTTTTCAACCTTTCCTTTCCTGGGAAATGTGGGCTCCGTGTCCCTGCCGATTTCGGCGGCCATTGCCGATGAACGCGGGTTTTTTGTGCCAGGAGATTTTGTGGTATTTGTGGGGGTTGGGTCCGGACTTAACTGCTATTTTCTGGGGGTGGAATGGTAACAAGAATTATCAACGGGCAGCGGACTTCCACCACAGGGTTTGAGCGCCTTTATCCATTTGGACCCCATTATGCCAGGATTAACGGGCATCAAATGCATTATGTGGATCAGGGAAAAGGCAGGCCTGTACTCATGGTCCACGGCAACCCCACCTGGTCCTTTTATTTTCGTCATCTGATCAGAGGATTGTCCGGCCGTTTCAGGACCATTGCCCCGGACCACATCGGGTGCGGATTTTCAGATAAGCCTTCGGCGAAAACTTATGATTACACCCTGGATCAACGGGTGTCGGATCTGGATGCCCTGATCCGCCGGCTGGATATCAATGAAAAAATATCGCTGATCGTCCATGATTGGGGTGGGATGATCGGGCTTTCCTGGGCCCTGGACAATCTGGAACGGGTGGACAAAATTGTTATCACCAATACCTCGGGATTTTTTCTGCCGGCTTCCAAACGCTTGCCGGCAGCGCTTTGGATCATTAAATATCTTTTTCCCTTTGCCGTGCCTGCTGTTTTAGGCGCCAACATATTTGCCCGGGGTGCCTTATATCTTGCCGCCGAAACCCGGCTGTCCCAATCCGTGAAAAAAGGTCTTGTTGCCCCATACAACAGTTGGCAAAATCGCATTGCCACCTTAAAATTTGTCCAGGATATACCGATAACAGCAAAAGACAGAAGTTATGCCAGGGTTCAAAAAGTCGATCAAGGCCTTTGCGCCCTTGACCCGGATCGGTTAATGTTTTTATGGGGAACCCGGGATTTTGTTTTTGATATTCACTTTCTTGAGGAATTTAAAAACAGATTTCCCCGAACCTCTGCCCATGTATTTGAGGATGCCGGTCATTACCTGTTCGAAGATAAGCCCGGTCCATGCCTTAAATTGATTCAAAAATTTTTGTCCTGACATTTTCTTCTTTTTTAGATTTTGACTTTCAGCCCCATTCCGGATAAATTGGGACCGGGTAAATATTAGGTGCTATGGGACTATTAAAAAAGAAAAAAAAAGATGAGTCGTCGGAACCGATCGAACAGGCCCAGGGCAAAGATGGCGGTGATCCCAAGGCCGCTAAAGCCAAACCTAAAAATAAAGGTTTGTTCAAAAAGCTGATTATTCTTCTGCTCATTTTGGGAATACTTGGCGGGGGCGGATTCTTTGTGTACACCAAATTTTTAAGTTCTGATAACCAAAACGACCTGGGTTATCAACCTGGAACCCTTACCCATGTCTCCCTGCCCGGGGAGATACTCGCCTTTTGTTTTGCCCGTATGCCCGACCTTTACGATGCCCTGGTGGCATTTAACGGTGAAATGGATTTGTTTGAGGCTGAAATTGCCCGTATTGATGCAGTGGCCACCAAATATCCGGATCAAAAGAAAATTGCCGACGGCCAAAAAAAAATATGGGAAAAGGGAAAGGATTCTTTAAAAAAAACTTTTGAAAAGTTGGAAAAACCCATTAAAGAAACCTTTGTATTGTTCCAGGTCAACCAGGCTGCGGGACAGGAAAAAATTGATCAAACTGCTGAACAGATGATTCTGGACGCCGGTGACGCCCTGAAAAAAGCCCAAGAACAGACAGCCCCGCTGAAGAACGCCATGCCCAAGGCCCCCGAAGGCATGGTCAAAGGAACCCTGTATAAAATAAAAAAAATGTTCTTATGACACGCTATACAAA
Encoded here:
- a CDS encoding hotdog fold thioesterase, which encodes MSLKRVDIAVVGMSGIFPGARDIRQFIANVMAKKSSVIQVPPDRWGVSADIMVDNRAGTPLPDKARSRFAGLISQSVFNPSDFDFCGADMGGHGLDNDFFHALDPVHHLALAAGIDLMANARLSKANRARTGIVLAAIALPTPGASRLTRDLFLAPNPAMPSREQAWGAGMLSAPASILARLLGLAGGSFTLDAACASSLFSIKLACEQLLSGRVDAMVAGGVSRPQSLYTQVGFTQLQALSPTGRCAPFDRDADGLVVGEGAGLVLLKRLNDALACQDTIHAVIKGWGVSNDIEGNLVAPASEGQVRAMTGAFDMAGWSFDDIQYMECHGSGTPKGDQVEVHSIMQMRQKYQCMDTALSIGSVKSNIGHLLTGAGAAGFIKTIMAMNQLLLPPSNNFNALPDDSPFKNSGVRVQDHPSAWIPARDGRPLRAAVSAFGFGGINAQILVESFKAQSRPHAVGVTPASAPKSVPCAIVGMGLISGGAECLGDFSKLILGEKSTVGRSGESRWRRFDHLPPEVRRGLTLFMDDLSIDLKDFNIPPNQMSQILPQHLMMLKAALAALADAGISAKPDASQPPRVNMGCAVGIEFDFGATDYHLRWQIQGQKKGVSSDLLDTVGPSLNFGSTLGALGGIVASRLARAFKLGGPCFTLSADAASGVTAIDIAVKSLSTGETDTFLCAAVDLAADIRSFTRDLVLSGTDPMALPSEGAVAMVLKPLDAAQRDNDRIYAVINGVAGAGGAALAGETGEQAHVSRSTAVQNSLQKALDHAGMDLKDIGLGAVTHSASHFLGAGEVCPLDNALPIFCPSALSGHTGAAAGLFTVTAAALCLYTRKFPAPLHKLPGVPKTAVAGCLTRDGIAGHVILSGCHHSGPGADTCQAAQTREKNGHTSTCIRIPVTRPPFPRALIANEAFEPARQETSFDLCTEPPNMPLPFPCDTLPGLLAHTQEITARAHERFLELSAQNTQAMAEQLAAIAGAMPNGRNPSMDLEPVFAPQDISKIPDLFMDRDQCLEFAVGKAGNVLGPDFDIIDTYPVRVRLPDEPLMLVDRIISVHGEKLSLTSGKVVTQHDVHENAWYLDGGKAPVSISIEAGQADLFLCSWLGIDHVVKGKRKYRLLDAKVTFHRSLPVPGETIEYHIEIDRFLRQGEIYLFFFHYQGYINQLPFISMRDGCAGFFTEQEVENSGGIILKKEDKEMNLPGPPPAWFAPVKRLSLNDSQVDALRTGDLEAAFGTDFKGKRTGRDQWLPGGPMRLIHRVLDLDPGGGRFGMGRIIAQADIHPDDWFLTCHFIDDMVMPGTLMYECCAHTLRVFVQRMGWVLPHDHVCYNVLEKNESDLKCRGPVIRATKKALYDIEIKTIGYEPQPFVTADAHMFSDDLEIVFYKDMGMKLEGATRLDLGAYWRKA
- a CDS encoding 3-oxoacyl-ACP synthase III, whose translation is MKYDKVFIESFGYELAPHIVTSREIDEKLAPFFEAVGFVPGQLEALTGIRERRYWDEDHTLAEHAAVAGKRALDEAGISPKELGALCFCGVCQDGFEPATSCAVADKIGVGPRTHVYDVKSACLGMITGMVHVANEIQLGHIKAGLVVSCESARQIVDATIEEINTHKSIDFYREAVATMTGGSGAAAILLTDGTLGKSSTQRHAVKGGVVNNAIRHWALCSWGFEDKGMPTDSRVIMRTNAQKVLDHGVELVVETYELFRKEFNLPADKPDKIVGHQVGEGHHNRFYTAMNIDRKKDFSTFPFLGNVGSVSLPISAAIADERGFFVPGDFVVFVGVGSGLNCYFLGVEW
- a CDS encoding alpha/beta fold hydrolase encodes the protein MVTRIINGQRTSTTGFERLYPFGPHYARINGHQMHYVDQGKGRPVLMVHGNPTWSFYFRHLIRGLSGRFRTIAPDHIGCGFSDKPSAKTYDYTLDQRVSDLDALIRRLDINEKISLIVHDWGGMIGLSWALDNLERVDKIVITNTSGFFLPASKRLPAALWIIKYLFPFAVPAVLGANIFARGALYLAAETRLSQSVKKGLVAPYNSWQNRIATLKFVQDIPITAKDRSYARVQKVDQGLCALDPDRLMFLWGTRDFVFDIHFLEEFKNRFPRTSAHVFEDAGHYLFEDKPGPCLKLIQKFLS